The Apibacter raozihei genome contains a region encoding:
- a CDS encoding trigger factor, whose protein sequence is MNVTQNKIDDLNTIISITIKPEDYKPNVEKSLNDYRKKVNMPGFRKGKTPMGIVKKQYEGAVTFEEINKVLNTALSNFISENKLAVLGQPLPVTNNQLDANANEMTFEFEVGLSPDFTVDLSKATADYYKIVATDKEIDDTVNRIQTQFGEVIDADAIEEGGNFSVKISQKDTEGNLVEGGIDTTVTILVDDLKNKEIFLGKKNGESVEIKAQDLFKDVHQLQHFFNLSHEDAHHFNDNLTLAIEKTSTRSKAELNQDLFDKVYGKDKISSEEELRNKIKEEIENYYKKESDTKFMNDSVEWLFENIKFELPSQFLTKYIQSSAKEPMNDEEAAAEYEKSEKALRYQLIEGKILSDHNVNIQYADLVEFTKSQMQQQFAMYGYVDIPEDELNKYVANAMKNDEHVRQASGNLIQQELFKIFDSQIKKDEKTVSIEDFDKVLKAEQDKAEPAAK, encoded by the coding sequence ATGAACGTTACACAGAACAAAATAGATGATTTAAATACTATCATTAGTATCACTATTAAACCGGAAGACTACAAACCTAATGTTGAAAAATCCTTAAATGATTATAGAAAGAAAGTAAATATGCCTGGTTTCAGGAAAGGAAAAACTCCAATGGGAATTGTAAAAAAACAGTACGAAGGAGCTGTTACATTTGAAGAAATTAATAAGGTTTTAAATACTGCTTTAAGTAACTTCATTTCAGAAAATAAATTAGCTGTTTTAGGACAACCGTTGCCTGTAACTAATAATCAACTGGATGCAAATGCCAATGAGATGACTTTTGAATTTGAAGTTGGATTGTCTCCTGATTTTACTGTAGATTTATCAAAAGCTACGGCTGATTATTATAAGATTGTGGCTACAGATAAAGAAATAGATGATACTGTTAATCGTATTCAGACTCAGTTCGGAGAAGTTATTGATGCTGATGCTATTGAAGAAGGAGGAAATTTTTCAGTTAAAATTTCTCAAAAGGATACTGAAGGAAATCTTGTTGAAGGTGGTATAGATACTACAGTAACTATTCTTGTAGACGATTTAAAGAACAAAGAAATTTTCTTAGGTAAAAAAAATGGAGAGAGCGTTGAAATTAAAGCTCAGGATTTATTCAAAGACGTTCATCAATTACAACATTTTTTTAATCTGTCTCATGAAGATGCTCATCATTTTAATGATAATCTAACTCTAGCCATTGAAAAAACTTCTACCCGTTCTAAAGCTGAATTAAATCAAGATTTATTTGATAAAGTTTATGGAAAAGATAAAATTTCTTCTGAAGAAGAACTAAGAAACAAAATTAAAGAAGAAATTGAAAATTATTACAAAAAAGAGTCTGATACAAAATTTATGAATGATTCTGTTGAATGGCTTTTCGAGAATATTAAATTTGAATTACCTTCTCAATTTTTAACAAAATATATTCAAAGTTCCGCTAAAGAGCCTATGAATGATGAAGAAGCTGCTGCTGAATATGAAAAATCTGAAAAAGCATTGCGTTATCAGCTTATTGAAGGAAAAATTTTATCTGACCATAATGTAAATATTCAATATGCGGATTTAGTAGAATTTACTAAGTCTCAAATGCAACAACAATTTGCTATGTATGGTTATGTTGACATTCCTGAAGATGAATTAAATAAATATGTTGCTAATGCAATGAAAAACGATGAGCATGTAAGACAGGCTTCAGGTAATTTAATACAACAGGAATTATTTAAAATATTTGATTCTCAAATCAAAAAAGATGAAAAAACAGTTTCTATCGAAGACTTTGACAAGGTTTTAAAGGCAGAACAAGATAAAGCAGAACCAGCAGCTAAATAA
- a CDS encoding endonuclease/exonuclease/phosphatase family protein codes for MLHTVAFYNVENLYDINRDSSILDSEYTFSGNKSWTLNRYQNKLMRIAKAISKIGEDETDRLPTFFGLCEIENKKVIEDLLKEFPFKANYGYVHTDSLDERGIDTAFFYNKEFFTVEEKDFLRFYVLNHNGSRDFTRDITYVKGKIHNTIMYFFVLHLPSKRNNNINRDKRIYLLQELRKKINTIFETDSKANIIIMGDFNENPIAPYIYEELKVKKKIEELHPSEFYNPFEEIYRNGGFSLYYEGKGLLFDQILTSSSFYAQESPLKIIKSQIYNASYLQEPERKKIGKPWRTYQGNRYVGGYSDHFPVYTVIEIEN; via the coding sequence ATGCTTCACACAGTAGCTTTTTATAATGTTGAAAATTTATACGATATAAATCGTGATTCTTCTATTTTAGACTCTGAATATACCTTCAGCGGAAATAAGTCCTGGACATTAAATCGTTATCAAAATAAACTGATGCGAATTGCTAAAGCTATAAGCAAAATAGGAGAGGACGAGACAGACAGATTACCAACATTTTTTGGTTTGTGTGAAATTGAAAATAAAAAAGTTATTGAAGATTTGTTAAAAGAATTTCCATTTAAAGCAAATTATGGATATGTTCATACAGATTCTTTAGATGAAAGAGGAATTGACACTGCTTTTTTCTATAATAAAGAATTTTTTACGGTTGAAGAAAAAGATTTTCTTCGTTTTTATGTATTAAATCACAATGGTTCCAGAGATTTTACTCGTGATATAACCTACGTTAAAGGGAAAATTCACAATACTATAATGTATTTTTTTGTGCTTCATTTACCATCTAAAAGAAATAATAATATCAATAGAGATAAAAGGATATATTTATTACAAGAACTACGTAAAAAAATAAATACAATATTTGAAACAGATTCAAAAGCTAACATTATAATTATGGGAGATTTTAATGAAAATCCCATTGCCCCTTATATTTATGAGGAGTTAAAAGTCAAAAAAAAAATAGAAGAATTGCATCCAAGTGAATTTTATAATCCTTTTGAAGAAATATACAGAAATGGAGGCTTTAGTTTATACTACGAAGGTAAAGGATTACTTTTTGATCAAATCCTAACTTCCAGTTCATTTTACGCTCAGGAAAGTCCTTTAAAAATTATTAAATCCCAAATATATAATGCTTCATATCTACAGGAACCAGAACGAAAAAAAATAGGCAAACCTTGGAGAACTTATCAAGGAAACAGATATGTAGGAGGCTATAGTGATCATTTTCCAGTATATACGGTAATTGAAATTGAAAATTAA
- a CDS encoding DUF3822 family protein, whose protein sequence is MGTKKNINITQFNSVSFLFEYKKFTYIESSLEHETNKKTFPSESINLITNIEKISDKLSDINFFQHKYSFIDLSILSEKFTLIPLEYFEENLAESFLNQTVPFAPNMSLRFNLVPQYDLVLVFYYQEKIENLFSGISDKIRVSHTGFKFLSKIKDQNRRNGYFINFYQEYFELAVVENNGLILYNIYPYSSIIDIIYFLKTVAKITDTKLARSILYYYGSISEKLGKETMFSTYFREVLPGTDDKFERENFTTLDII, encoded by the coding sequence TTGGGAACAAAAAAAAATATAAATATAACTCAATTTAACTCTGTTTCATTTTTGTTTGAATACAAAAAGTTTACATACATTGAGTCTTCACTTGAGCACGAAACTAACAAAAAAACTTTTCCTTCAGAAAGTATTAATTTAATAACAAATATTGAAAAAATATCGGACAAGCTGTCTGATATAAATTTTTTTCAACATAAATATAGTTTTATAGACCTGTCCATTCTCAGTGAAAAATTTACATTAATACCTTTAGAATATTTTGAGGAAAATCTGGCAGAATCTTTTTTAAATCAAACAGTTCCTTTTGCTCCTAATATGAGTTTGCGTTTCAATCTTGTTCCTCAGTATGATTTAGTATTAGTTTTCTATTATCAGGAAAAAATTGAAAATTTATTTTCTGGAATCTCAGATAAAATCAGAGTTTCACATACAGGATTTAAATTCTTATCAAAAATAAAAGATCAAAACAGACGAAACGGATATTTTATAAATTTTTATCAGGAATATTTCGAGTTAGCTGTTGTAGAAAATAATGGACTTATATTATATAATATATATCCGTATTCTTCAATAATAGATATAATTTATTTTTTAAAAACAGTAGCTAAAATAACTGATACAAAGTTAGCCCGATCTATTTTATATTATTACGGATCAATTTCAGAAAAACTAGGTAAGGAGACAATGTTTTCAACTTATTTCAGAGAAGTCTTACCCGGTACAGATGATAAATTTGAAAGAGAAAATTTCACTACATTAGATATTATATGA
- a CDS encoding LLM class flavin-dependent oxidoreductase, whose product MKVKKLKLSILDQVPIRKGSNPTEALKETTHLASFSDQLGYTRFWVAEHHNISSLASSAPEILIAHLANHTKQIRLGSGGIMLPNHSALKMAENFRLLESLAPGRIDMGIGRAPGTDRLTASLLNPSNTFKEQDFIEQLYHLEAFFRNDHIAGTLFEKIKATPYTELIPQLWLLSSSGESALFAAHFGMKLSFAHFINGNGGYDAVREYKKQFRPSAQLKEPEANIAIFAFCSNDIEKIERNRALMDYRFIELERKGNLSPVNYDDIKDEHYNSHEKLRIEFNRKRMVFGTQEQIKSELTELAENYDVDEIMLITYTENLEDRLTSYQLISECFDL is encoded by the coding sequence ATGAAAGTTAAAAAACTAAAATTGAGTATTTTGGATCAGGTTCCTATCAGAAAAGGAAGTAATCCTACAGAGGCTTTGAAAGAAACTACTCATCTTGCGTCATTTTCAGATCAACTTGGCTACACTCGCTTCTGGGTTGCTGAACATCATAATATATCATCTCTTGCCAGCTCTGCTCCTGAGATATTGATTGCACACCTTGCTAATCATACCAAACAAATAAGGCTGGGATCCGGCGGTATTATGCTTCCAAATCATAGTGCACTGAAAATGGCTGAAAATTTCAGATTACTTGAATCCTTAGCTCCCGGTAGAATTGATATGGGTATTGGACGGGCACCCGGAACCGATAGGCTTACAGCATCCTTATTAAATCCTTCAAATACATTTAAAGAACAAGATTTTATTGAACAACTATATCACCTTGAAGCTTTTTTTCGAAATGATCATATTGCGGGTACGTTATTTGAAAAAATTAAAGCTACTCCTTATACAGAATTAATTCCCCAACTTTGGTTATTGAGCTCCAGTGGAGAAAGTGCCTTATTTGCAGCTCATTTTGGAATGAAACTTTCTTTTGCTCATTTTATCAACGGAAATGGTGGATATGATGCTGTAAGAGAATATAAAAAACAATTTCGTCCCTCAGCCCAATTAAAAGAACCTGAAGCCAATATTGCTATTTTCGCCTTTTGCAGTAATGACATTGAAAAAATTGAGCGTAACCGGGCTTTAATGGATTACCGATTTATAGAGTTGGAAAGAAAGGGAAATTTATCCCCGGTAAATTATGATGATATTAAGGATGAACATTATAATAGTCATGAAAAACTGCGCATTGAGTTTAATCGTAAAAGGATGGTATTCGGAACTCAGGAACAAATTAAATCGGAATTAACCGAGCTTGCAGAAAATTATGATGTTGATGAGATAATGCTTATTACATATACTGAAAACTTAGAAGATCGATTAACTTCATATCAATTGATTAGTGAATGTTTTGATCTTTAA
- a CDS encoding nitrilase-related carbon-nitrogen hydrolase produces the protein MLNKNNLSLTLVEFAPEWENADHNLNFLSRLLLGTGPTDIIVLPEMFNTGFSMNSAKIAECMNGKTVNWMKEFSLNNSKAICGSIAVFENYNYFNRFIFVNNGEICACYDKHHLFSYGGENRNYSSGSTQIYFNFKGWKIFPTICYDLRFPIWNRNTENYDLLLNVASWPDNRIDVWDTLLKARAIENMSYVCGVNRIGTDFMNLNYSGHSSVVSPTGTLLKLNKINNFLFQQLIEKSEIHLWRNKYKFLDDRDSFKWI, from the coding sequence ATGCTTAATAAGAATAATCTTTCTTTAACTCTAGTAGAGTTTGCTCCTGAATGGGAAAATGCAGATCATAATTTAAATTTTTTATCCAGACTTCTTCTTGGCACCGGACCTACAGACATCATCGTACTTCCTGAAATGTTTAATACTGGTTTTAGTATGAATTCTGCTAAAATTGCTGAATGTATGAATGGCAAAACTGTAAACTGGATGAAAGAGTTTTCATTAAATAACTCAAAAGCTATTTGCGGGAGTATTGCTGTTTTCGAGAATTATAATTATTTCAACCGGTTTATTTTTGTAAATAACGGGGAAATTTGTGCCTGCTATGATAAGCATCATCTTTTTAGTTATGGAGGCGAAAACAGAAATTATTCGTCAGGTTCCACACAAATTTATTTTAATTTCAAGGGTTGGAAAATATTTCCTACCATCTGTTATGATTTGCGTTTTCCTATATGGAACCGAAATACGGAAAACTATGATTTATTGCTTAATGTAGCTTCCTGGCCAGATAATAGAATTGACGTATGGGACACTCTACTTAAAGCAAGGGCTATCGAAAATATGAGTTATGTATGTGGTGTTAACAGGATAGGTACGGATTTTATGAACCTAAATTATTCTGGACATTCTTCGGTTGTATCACCAACGGGGACACTTCTAAAACTAAATAAAATAAATAATTTCTTATTTCAACAATTAATCGAAAAATCAGAAATTCATCTTTGGCGGAATAAATACAAATTCCTAGATGACAGAGATTCTTTTAAATGGATATAA
- the metG gene encoding methionine--tRNA ligase — translation MSRYTVTTALPYANGPLHIGHLAGVYIPADVYVRFLRRKGHDVILIGGSDEHGIPITIRAKKEGVTPQDIVDRYHEMMKNTFSELGISYDNYSRTTLPVHTETAQEFFLKLYENGKFTEEESEQYYDEKAGEFLADRYIVGTCPKCGNSGAYGDQCEKCGSTLSPNELINPHSMLSGEKPIVKKTKHWYLPLNDYQSFMEEWILKGHKNDWRPNVYGQVKSWLDDGLKPRAMTRDLDWGIPVPLKGEEGKVLYVWFDAPIGYISSTKEWAEREGKDWRPYWQDTETKLVHFIAKDNIVFHCIIFPAMLEAHGEYILPDNVPANEFLNLENDKISTSRNWAVWAHEYLQDFPGKQDTLRYVLLANAPETKDNNFTWKDFQIKNNSELADNLGNFMNRVSVFINKYFDGKIPALTEGKKFQELKRLSETAKEISGYIQKYEFRNGLNALMNLSHLGNKFFQERQPWKTIQTDIAETADTMFVAAQIAAYLAQLSEPFIPFSSKKMMDGLQLSYTEWDNLEEGIILLQAGSEINKIPLLFEQIEDEAIQYQISKLEDSKKKNLMTNLNAEPQKDIIEFDDFEKIDIRTGTILEAKKVEKADKLLEFKVDTGIDVRTIVSGIAESFSPEELVGKQVSVLVNLAPRKIRGIVSQGMLLLTQKEDGKFTFVVPEHVTNNGETVK, via the coding sequence ATGAGCAGATATACTGTTACTACAGCTCTTCCCTATGCAAACGGACCTTTACATATTGGTCATTTGGCAGGAGTATATATTCCAGCGGATGTTTATGTAAGGTTTCTCCGCAGAAAAGGACATGATGTTATTTTAATCGGAGGTTCCGATGAACATGGTATTCCCATTACCATAAGAGCAAAAAAAGAAGGGGTTACACCTCAGGATATTGTAGACAGATATCATGAAATGATGAAAAATACTTTTTCTGAATTAGGTATTTCATATGATAATTATTCGAGAACAACATTACCGGTACATACAGAAACAGCTCAGGAATTTTTCCTTAAACTATATGAAAACGGGAAATTTACAGAAGAAGAATCTGAACAATATTATGATGAAAAAGCCGGTGAGTTTTTAGCAGATCGTTATATTGTGGGTACTTGCCCTAAATGTGGAAATTCGGGAGCTTATGGAGATCAATGTGAAAAATGTGGTTCTACTTTAAGTCCAAATGAGTTAATTAATCCGCATTCAATGCTAAGTGGTGAAAAGCCAATTGTAAAAAAAACAAAGCATTGGTATTTACCTCTTAACGATTATCAATCTTTCATGGAAGAATGGATTTTAAAAGGGCATAAAAATGATTGGAGACCTAATGTATATGGTCAGGTAAAGTCATGGCTAGACGATGGATTAAAACCCAGAGCAATGACTCGCGACCTGGATTGGGGTATCCCTGTACCCTTGAAAGGTGAGGAGGGGAAAGTTTTATATGTATGGTTTGATGCTCCCATTGGATATATATCATCAACTAAAGAATGGGCGGAAAGAGAGGGTAAGGACTGGAGACCTTACTGGCAGGATACAGAAACTAAGCTTGTACACTTTATAGCTAAAGACAATATTGTTTTTCACTGTATTATTTTTCCGGCAATGTTAGAAGCTCACGGAGAATATATCCTGCCAGACAATGTGCCGGCTAATGAATTTTTAAATTTAGAAAACGATAAAATATCCACTTCAAGAAATTGGGCGGTATGGGCTCATGAATATTTACAGGATTTTCCCGGTAAACAGGATACATTGAGATATGTATTACTGGCAAATGCTCCCGAGACTAAAGATAATAACTTTACTTGGAAAGATTTCCAAATTAAAAACAATTCAGAACTGGCTGATAATTTAGGGAATTTTATGAATAGAGTTTCCGTATTTATTAATAAATATTTTGATGGTAAAATACCGGCTTTAACTGAAGGAAAGAAATTTCAGGAATTAAAAAGACTCTCCGAAACTGCAAAAGAAATCTCAGGATATATTCAAAAATATGAATTTAGAAACGGATTAAATGCATTAATGAATTTATCACATTTAGGAAATAAATTTTTTCAGGAAAGACAACCTTGGAAAACTATTCAGACTGACATTGCAGAAACAGCAGATACTATGTTTGTTGCCGCTCAAATAGCTGCTTATTTAGCGCAGCTTTCCGAACCTTTTATTCCGTTTTCATCTAAAAAAATGATGGATGGGTTACAATTATCCTATACTGAATGGGATAATCTAGAAGAAGGAATAATACTTCTTCAGGCTGGTTCTGAAATTAATAAAATTCCTCTTCTTTTTGAGCAGATTGAAGATGAAGCTATACAATATCAAATTAGTAAACTGGAAGATTCTAAAAAGAAAAATTTAATGACAAACCTAAATGCCGAGCCACAAAAAGATATAATTGAATTTGACGATTTCGAAAAAATAGATATTAGAACGGGGACTATACTTGAAGCGAAAAAAGTTGAAAAAGCAGATAAGCTTTTAGAATTTAAAGTTGATACAGGTATAGACGTCAGAACTATAGTTTCGGGTATAGCGGAAAGTTTTTCTCCGGAAGAATTAGTAGGCAAACAGGTTTCTGTTTTAGTAAACCTTGCTCCCAGAAAAATTAGAGGAATTGTCAGTCAGGGAATGTTACTTTTAACACAAAAAGAAGATGGAAAATTTACTTTTGTAGTTCCTGAACATGTAACAAACAATGGTGAAACTGTAAAATAA
- a CDS encoding DUF2752 domain-containing protein, with product MVHLWSSCRSYFDDSILYIYDGGWCKLIFKRLLTIKNILKKYNPIIKLFLILCLGIVLLSLYYIINPTDGDFFPECPIHKFTGIYCPGCGSQRTLHFLLHFDLYNALKYNPLTVILSPFLMYISSVMIYNFIFNKQCRVKILYNNTFVIFFFSMILIYTILRNIPCKPFCYLAPSF from the coding sequence ATGGTCCATTTATGGAGCAGTTGTAGGAGTTATTTTGATGATAGTATACTTTATATTTATGATGGTGGTTGGTGTAAGCTCATTTTCAAGAGGTTATTAACTATTAAAAATATTTTAAAAAAATATAATCCAATTATAAAACTATTCCTGATACTTTGTCTAGGAATAGTTTTGCTTTCTTTATACTATATTATCAATCCTACGGATGGAGATTTCTTTCCTGAATGTCCTATTCATAAATTTACCGGTATATATTGCCCGGGATGCGGCTCACAAAGAACCCTTCATTTTTTATTGCATTTTGACCTATACAATGCATTAAAATATAACCCGTTAACTGTAATTCTTTCTCCTTTTCTTATGTATATATCATCAGTAATGATTTATAATTTTATATTTAATAAGCAGTGCAGGGTAAAAATATTATATAATAACACTTTTGTTATCTTCTTTTTTTCAATGATTCTAATTTATACAATTCTGAGAAATATTCCTTGTAAACCTTTTTGCTATTTAGCCCCCTCTTTCTGA
- the rsmD gene encoding 16S rRNA (guanine(966)-N(2))-methyltransferase RsmD has protein sequence MIRIIAGKLKGKRISAPKHFDVRPTTDFAKEALFSIINHQYHISEIAVLDLFAGIGSMDYEFVSRGCKDVTSVEINGKHVKFIQDILVQLEIKQNVNVIKQNVFTFVSKPSFKKYDVIFADPPFEFEDKEYIKLLDSLFLNNFLSEDGQIIIEHNTRKNFSEHPNFIESRKYGNITFSFFSQI, from the coding sequence ATGATACGAATTATAGCAGGAAAGTTAAAAGGAAAAAGAATTTCGGCCCCTAAGCATTTTGATGTAAGACCAACTACGGATTTTGCTAAAGAAGCTCTATTTAGTATAATTAATCATCAATATCATATATCAGAAATCGCTGTACTTGATTTATTTGCAGGCATTGGTTCCATGGACTATGAATTTGTATCAAGAGGATGTAAAGATGTAACTTCAGTGGAAATTAACGGAAAGCATGTTAAATTTATTCAGGATATATTAGTACAGCTGGAAATCAAGCAGAATGTAAATGTAATTAAACAAAATGTTTTTACTTTTGTCAGCAAACCAAGTTTTAAAAAGTATGATGTAATATTTGCAGATCCACCTTTTGAATTTGAAGATAAAGAATACATTAAATTATTAGATTCACTGTTTTTAAATAATTTTTTATCCGAAGATGGACAAATTATAATTGAACATAATACTAGAAAAAACTTTTCAGAACATCCTAATTTCATCGAATCAAGAAAATACGGTAATATAACATTTTCATTTTTTTCTCAAATATAG
- a CDS encoding CD225/dispanin family protein: MDSNFNDSQQSQFNQETVPDNNLVWAILCTVLCCLPFGIYAIICSTKVNKLWLEGDYEGAKKASADAKKWSIYGAVVGVILMIVYFIFMMVVGVSSFSRGY, encoded by the coding sequence ATGGATTCAAATTTTAATGATTCTCAACAATCACAATTTAATCAAGAAACAGTACCTGATAACAATTTGGTATGGGCTATTTTATGTACTGTTTTGTGTTGTCTTCCCTTTGGAATATATGCTATTATTTGCTCTACAAAAGTCAATAAACTTTGGTTAGAGGGAGATTATGAAGGTGCTAAAAAAGCTTCTGCTGATGCAAAAAAATGGTCCATTTATGGAGCAGTTGTAGGAGTTATTTTGATGATAGTATACTTTATATTTATGATGGTGGTTGGTGTAAGCTCATTTTCAAGAGGTTATTAA
- a CDS encoding porin family protein, translated as MQISKRLLIAMICLTSLSSHIYSQIRIGVKGNLQFTNVTDVHEFSETRNFAPALGIIAQIPFNDANNNFFFQPEILYSWQGEKNGDVINIEYFQDYVNLPLMLKYYFADFLFSSKKVCNCKGAANHEFFLEAGPQLGFLVKQKNKDSDDLYYGGVSKFDFSFGLGAGIIFRRKLELSARYNYGLTDAYKNYPRQNSVSNLAFSVSYLFGTSSGAIK; from the coding sequence ATGCAAATTAGTAAGCGACTACTAATTGCTATGATTTGCCTTACTTCACTATCTTCACACATTTATTCGCAGATTCGTATAGGTGTAAAAGGTAATTTACAGTTTACCAACGTTACAGATGTGCATGAATTTTCCGAAACAAGAAATTTTGCGCCTGCTTTGGGAATAATTGCACAAATACCGTTTAACGATGCAAACAACAATTTCTTCTTTCAACCGGAAATACTTTATTCATGGCAGGGAGAAAAAAATGGAGATGTTATCAACATTGAATATTTTCAGGATTATGTAAATTTACCGTTGATGTTAAAGTACTATTTTGCTGATTTTCTATTTTCTTCGAAAAAAGTATGCAATTGTAAAGGAGCAGCTAATCATGAATTTTTCTTGGAGGCTGGACCTCAGTTAGGTTTTCTAGTCAAACAAAAAAATAAAGATTCAGATGATTTGTATTACGGTGGTGTATCAAAATTTGATTTTTCCTTTGGTTTAGGTGCAGGAATAATTTTTCGTAGAAAACTAGAATTAAGTGCAAGGTATAATTATGGTTTAACAGATGCGTACAAAAATTATCCCCGGCAAAATTCAGTTTCAAATTTAGCTTTTTCAGTATCATACCTATTTGGGACTAGTTCTGGAGCAATTAAATAA